A segment of the Sanyastnella coralliicola genome:
GCAGACAATAAAATGAATGCAAAGATGTGGTTGGTGTTCGGTGTATTGTTCTTCGCTAGCTTTATCTGGCTAATGGTACGCTACGGTGATTACCAGCCACCATCAGCATCAGCACACGGTGAAGAGGTGGATACACTCATGTTCTTCAACATGGTAATCATCATCATCGTATTCTTCATTGTGAACACATTGCTATTCTGGTTCGCATCGAAGTACTACTACCGCAAAGACCGCAAGGCGAAGTTCTTCCCTCACGATAACCGTTTGGAGTTGATCTGGACAGTAATCCCGTCAATCGTATTGGCAGTGATTATCATCTACGGTCTACGCACATGGAACGCGATGACAGGAGAAGCACAAGCTGACGCGATTCAAATTGAGCTTTACTCTAAGCAGTTTGACTGGACAGCACGTTACGCTGGTGCCGATGCTGAGTTCGGATTGGCTAGCTACAACCTGATTACTCCAACGAACCCTCTAGGTATCGTTACTGTGGAGCGTATGGAAGAAAGCTTGGCTGACCTTGAGAAGTCAATCAATAAGCTAAAAGGAGAGTTAGATTATGAGTACGGTCACTTGATGACTGAAAAGCATGATCTTGAAGAACAACTTCACGAAGGTTCTCACGACCCTCATCACGGAAACGATGAAGGAGAGGATCACGGGGAAGAACATGATGATCACCACCACGGAATGTCTGAAGAAATGAAGGCAGCAATCAATGCACGTATTGCAGAGATTGACAAGATGTTGGCTGAAACAGATAAGATTACACGTCTAACAGACGCAGCATACGAAGCGAAGTCAGAGAAACTTTACCGTCTAGAACGTCAAGTTGAGCGTATCGCTGAAATCGATGATTACGATTTCAATGGAGTGCAAGCTTGGGAAGCAGGTAAAGATGACCGCATCGTGAAAGGTGAATTCCACATCCCAGTGGGAAGAGAAATCGAATTCGTTTTCCGCTCACGCGATGTAATTCACTCGGCATATATGCCACATTTCCGTGCACAGATGAACTGTGTACCTGGACTACCAACACGCTTTAAAATGACTCCAACGATCACAACGGATAGTATGCGTTTGATCATGGATGACGAGGAGT
Coding sequences within it:
- a CDS encoding cytochrome c oxidase subunit II transmembrane domain-containing protein, whose protein sequence is MKLLILLVVIVGIIAVSQLARIYELTSLLRKKREEEISFADNKMNAKMWLVFGVLFFASFIWLMVRYGDYQPPSASAHGEEVDTLMFFNMVIIIIVFFIVNTLLFWFASKYYYRKDRKAKFFPHDNRLELIWTVIPSIVLAVIIIYGLRTWNAMTGEAQADAIQIELYSKQFDWTARYAGADAEFGLASYNLITPTNPLGIVTVERMEESLADLEKSINKLKGELDYEYGHLMTEKHDLEEQLHEGSHDPHHGNDEGEDHGEEHDDHHHGMSEEMKAAINARIAEIDKMLAETDKITRLTDAAYEAKSEKLYRLERQVERIAEIDDYDFNGVQAWEAGKDDRIVKGEFHIPVGREIEFVFRSRDVIHSAYMPHFRAQMNCVPGLPTRFKMTPTITTDSMRLIMDDEEFDYVLLCNKVCGAAHFNMQMKIVVETEEQYKDWLEQQDTFYVEEVKEEEAPAPAAEEAPVPAEEVAEEPTETASLN